Proteins encoded by one window of Ictidomys tridecemlineatus isolate mIctTri1 chromosome 7, mIctTri1.hap1, whole genome shotgun sequence:
- the Prss56 gene encoding serine protease 56 isoform X9, which yields MEIQHRLHTCRAGPGHPRPQAPLLQDPPEPGSCGERSPGAANVTRAHGRIVGGSAAPPGAWPWLVRLQLGGQPLCGGVLVAASWVLTAAHCFVGASNELLWTVVLAEGPGGEQAQEVPVNRILPHPKFDPQTFHNDLALVQLWTPVNPAGPARPVCLPQGSREPPAGTACAIAGWGALFEDGPEAEAVREARVPLLSADTCQRALGPGLRPSTMLCAGYLAGGIDSCQGDSGGPLTCSEPGPHPREVLFGVTSWGDGCGEPGKPGVYTRVAVFKDWLLEQMSAASSTREPSCRELLTLDPSEERLADAARLCAFYARLCPGSDGACARLAHQQCLQRRRRCELRSLAHTLLGLLRGAQDLLRPGLRRLTPALALPALWLRRPPRHPVLEQRLHSGSRATGVWFQKPRSEQRGATNSCPGLEPLRQKLAALQGAHAWILQVPSEHLAMNFQEVLADLGSKTLTGLFRAWVRAGLGGRRVVFSGLVGLERATLARSLPRLLVEALQAFRLAALAEGEPQEPQMGVRPDPGLGRKEQHTLHPQVPPARQPW from the exons ATGGAGATTCAGCACAGACTGCACACCTGCAGAG CAGGACCTGGACACCCCAGGCCTCAAGCACCCCTCCTCCAGGACCCACCTGAACCAG GGTCATGTGGTGAAAGGAGCCCTGGAGCTGCCAACGTGACGCGGGCTCATGGACGCATAGTGGGGGGCAGCGCGGCTCCCCCCGGGGCCTGGCCCTGGCTAGTGAGGTTGCAACTCGGCGGGCAGCCTCTGTGCGGCGGTGTCCTAGTGGCAGCGTCTTGGGTGCTCACAGCGGCGCATTGCTTTGTGGG CGCTTCGAATGAGCTTCTCTGGACTGTGGTGCTGGCCGAGGGGCCCGGGGGGGAGCAAGCCCAGGAGGTGCCAGTGAACCGCATCTTGCCCCACCCCAAG TTTGACCCACAGACCTTCCACAATGACCTGGCCCTGGTTCAGTTGTGGACACCAGTGAACCCCGCGGGTCCCGCGCGCCCCGTGTGCCTGCCCCAGGGGTCCCGGGAGCCCCCAGCCGGCACCGCTTGCGCCATTGCAGGCTGGGGAGCCCTCTTCGAAG ACGGGCCTGAAGCTGAGGCGGTGAGGGAGGCGCGTGTCCCCCTGCTCAGCGCAGACACTTGCCAAAGGGCTCTGGGGCCTGGGCTGCGCCCCAGCACCATGCTCTGTGCCGGTTACCTGGCTGGGGGCATCGACTCATGCCAG GGTGACTCTGGAGGGCCCCTAACCTGTTCGGagcctggcccccaccccagggaggtACTCTTTGGAGTCACCTCCTGGGGAGATGGCTGCGGGGAGCCAGGGAAACCTGGGGTCTACACCCGTGTGGCTGTGTTCAAAGACTGGCTCCTGGAGCAGATGAGCG CGGCTTCCTCCACTCGTGAGCCCAGCTGCAGGGAACTTCTGACCTTGGACCCGTCGGAGGAGCGACTGGCAGACGCCGCCCGGCTCTGTGCCTTCTACGCCCGGCTGTGCCCGGGATCCGACGGCGCCTGTGCGCGCTTGGCTCACCAGCAGTGCCTTCAACGCCGACGGCGATGCG AGCTGCGCTCTCTGGCGCATACGCTGCTGGGCCTGCTGCGGGGCGCCCAGGATCTGCTGCGCCCTGGGCTGCGGCGTCTGACCCCCGCCCTGGCTCTCCCCGCTCTGTGGCTCCGGCGGCCTCCCCGGCACCCCGTCCTTGAGCAGCGGCTACACTCAG GATCCAGGGCTACGGGAGTGTGGTTCCAGAAGCCGAGGTCAGAGCAGCGCGGGGCGACGAACA GCTGCCCTGGGCTGGAGCCCCTGAGACAGAAGTTGGCTGCCCTTCAGGGGGCTCATGCCTGGATCCTGCAGGTCCCCTCAGAGCACCTGGCCATGAACTTTCAGGAG GTGCTGGCAGATCTGGGCTCCAAGACACTGACTGGGCTCTTCAGAGCCTGGGTGCGGGCAGGCCTGGGAGGCCGGCGCGTGGTCTTCAGTGGCCTGGTGGGCCTAGAGCGGGCCACGCTGGCTCGAAGCCTCCCCAGGCTATTGGTGGAGGCCCTGCAGGCCTTCCGCCTGGCTGCCCTGGCAGAGGGAGAGCCCCAGGAGCCCCAGATGGGTGTGAGGCcggacccagggctggggaggaaggaaCAGCACACACTCCACCCTCAGGTTCCCCCTGCCAGGCAGCCGTGGTGA
- the Prss56 gene encoding serine protease 56 isoform X6, producing MLLAALLLLLLLPPGPDPWSAYGHPLYMRLPPSTLQAVLSAQGTQALQAAQRNAQWAVKRVEMEIQHRLHTCRAGPGHPRPQAPLLQDPPEPGSCGERSPGAANVTRAHGRIVGGSAAPPGAWPWLVRLQLGGQPLCGGVLVAASWVLTAAHCFVGASNELLWTVVLAEGPGGEQAQEVPVNRILPHPKFDPQTFHNDLALVQLWTPVNPAGPARPVCLPQGSREPPAGTACAIAGWGALFEDGPEAEAVREARVPLLSADTCQRALGPGLRPSTMLCAGYLAGGIDSCQGDSGGPLTCSEPGPHPREVLFGVTSWGDGCGEPGKPGVYTRVAVFKDWLLEQMSAASSTREPSCRELLTLDPSEERLADAARLCAFYARLCPGSDGACARLAHQQCLQRRRRCELRSLAHTLLGLLRGAQDLLRPGLRRLTPALALPALWLRRPPRHPVLEQRLHSGSRATGVWFQKPRSEQRGATNSCPGLEPLRQKLAALQGAHAWILQVPSEHLAMNFQEVLADLGSKTLTGLFRAWVRAGLGGRRVVFSGLVGLERATLARSLPRLLVEALQAFRLAALAEGEPQEPQMGVRPDPGLGRKEQHTLHPQVPPARQPW from the exons ATGCTGCTGGCtgcgctgctgctgctgctgctgctaccgCCCGGCCCAGACCCCTGGTCTGCCTATGGGCACCCACTGTACATGCGCCTGCCCCCCAGCACCCTGCAAG CAGTTCTGTCAGCCCAGGGGACCCAGGCACTGCAGGCTGCCCAGAGGAATGCCCAGTGGGCAGTGAAGCGCGTGGAGATGGAGATTCAGCACAGACTGCACACCTGCAGAG CAGGACCTGGACACCCCAGGCCTCAAGCACCCCTCCTCCAGGACCCACCTGAACCAG GGTCATGTGGTGAAAGGAGCCCTGGAGCTGCCAACGTGACGCGGGCTCATGGACGCATAGTGGGGGGCAGCGCGGCTCCCCCCGGGGCCTGGCCCTGGCTAGTGAGGTTGCAACTCGGCGGGCAGCCTCTGTGCGGCGGTGTCCTAGTGGCAGCGTCTTGGGTGCTCACAGCGGCGCATTGCTTTGTGGG CGCTTCGAATGAGCTTCTCTGGACTGTGGTGCTGGCCGAGGGGCCCGGGGGGGAGCAAGCCCAGGAGGTGCCAGTGAACCGCATCTTGCCCCACCCCAAG TTTGACCCACAGACCTTCCACAATGACCTGGCCCTGGTTCAGTTGTGGACACCAGTGAACCCCGCGGGTCCCGCGCGCCCCGTGTGCCTGCCCCAGGGGTCCCGGGAGCCCCCAGCCGGCACCGCTTGCGCCATTGCAGGCTGGGGAGCCCTCTTCGAAG ACGGGCCTGAAGCTGAGGCGGTGAGGGAGGCGCGTGTCCCCCTGCTCAGCGCAGACACTTGCCAAAGGGCTCTGGGGCCTGGGCTGCGCCCCAGCACCATGCTCTGTGCCGGTTACCTGGCTGGGGGCATCGACTCATGCCAG GGTGACTCTGGAGGGCCCCTAACCTGTTCGGagcctggcccccaccccagggaggtACTCTTTGGAGTCACCTCCTGGGGAGATGGCTGCGGGGAGCCAGGGAAACCTGGGGTCTACACCCGTGTGGCTGTGTTCAAAGACTGGCTCCTGGAGCAGATGAGCG CGGCTTCCTCCACTCGTGAGCCCAGCTGCAGGGAACTTCTGACCTTGGACCCGTCGGAGGAGCGACTGGCAGACGCCGCCCGGCTCTGTGCCTTCTACGCCCGGCTGTGCCCGGGATCCGACGGCGCCTGTGCGCGCTTGGCTCACCAGCAGTGCCTTCAACGCCGACGGCGATGCG AGCTGCGCTCTCTGGCGCATACGCTGCTGGGCCTGCTGCGGGGCGCCCAGGATCTGCTGCGCCCTGGGCTGCGGCGTCTGACCCCCGCCCTGGCTCTCCCCGCTCTGTGGCTCCGGCGGCCTCCCCGGCACCCCGTCCTTGAGCAGCGGCTACACTCAG GATCCAGGGCTACGGGAGTGTGGTTCCAGAAGCCGAGGTCAGAGCAGCGCGGGGCGACGAACA GCTGCCCTGGGCTGGAGCCCCTGAGACAGAAGTTGGCTGCCCTTCAGGGGGCTCATGCCTGGATCCTGCAGGTCCCCTCAGAGCACCTGGCCATGAACTTTCAGGAG GTGCTGGCAGATCTGGGCTCCAAGACACTGACTGGGCTCTTCAGAGCCTGGGTGCGGGCAGGCCTGGGAGGCCGGCGCGTGGTCTTCAGTGGCCTGGTGGGCCTAGAGCGGGCCACGCTGGCTCGAAGCCTCCCCAGGCTATTGGTGGAGGCCCTGCAGGCCTTCCGCCTGGCTGCCCTGGCAGAGGGAGAGCCCCAGGAGCCCCAGATGGGTGTGAGGCcggacccagggctggggaggaaggaaCAGCACACACTCCACCCTCAGGTTCCCCCTGCCAGGCAGCCGTGGTGA
- the Prss56 gene encoding serine protease 56 isoform X8 translates to MLLAALLLLLLLPPGPDPWSAYGHPLYMRLPPSTLQVLSAQGTQALQAAQRNAQWAVKRVEMEIQHRLHTCRGPGHPRPQAPLLQDPPEPGSCGERSPGAANVTRAHGRIVGGSAAPPGAWPWLVRLQLGGQPLCGGVLVAASWVLTAAHCFVGASNELLWTVVLAEGPGGEQAQEVPVNRILPHPKFDPQTFHNDLALVQLWTPVNPAGPARPVCLPQGSREPPAGTACAIAGWGALFEDGPEAEAVREARVPLLSADTCQRALGPGLRPSTMLCAGYLAGGIDSCQGDSGGPLTCSEPGPHPREVLFGVTSWGDGCGEPGKPGVYTRVAVFKDWLLEQMSAASSTREPSCRELLTLDPSEERLADAARLCAFYARLCPGSDGACARLAHQQCLQRRRRCELRSLAHTLLGLLRGAQDLLRPGLRRLTPALALPALWLRRPPRHPVLEQRLHSGSRATGVWFQKPRSEQRGATNSCPGLEPLRQKLAALQGAHAWILQVPSEHLAMNFQEVLADLGSKTLTGLFRAWVRAGLGGRRVVFSGLVGLERATLARSLPRLLVEALQAFRLAALAEGEPQEPQMGVRPDPGLGRKEQHTLHPQVPPARQPW, encoded by the exons ATGCTGCTGGCtgcgctgctgctgctgctgctgctaccgCCCGGCCCAGACCCCTGGTCTGCCTATGGGCACCCACTGTACATGCGCCTGCCCCCCAGCACCCTGCAAG TTCTGTCAGCCCAGGGGACCCAGGCACTGCAGGCTGCCCAGAGGAATGCCCAGTGGGCAGTGAAGCGCGTGGAGATGGAGATTCAGCACAGACTGCACACCTGCAGAG GACCTGGACACCCCAGGCCTCAAGCACCCCTCCTCCAGGACCCACCTGAACCAG GGTCATGTGGTGAAAGGAGCCCTGGAGCTGCCAACGTGACGCGGGCTCATGGACGCATAGTGGGGGGCAGCGCGGCTCCCCCCGGGGCCTGGCCCTGGCTAGTGAGGTTGCAACTCGGCGGGCAGCCTCTGTGCGGCGGTGTCCTAGTGGCAGCGTCTTGGGTGCTCACAGCGGCGCATTGCTTTGTGGG CGCTTCGAATGAGCTTCTCTGGACTGTGGTGCTGGCCGAGGGGCCCGGGGGGGAGCAAGCCCAGGAGGTGCCAGTGAACCGCATCTTGCCCCACCCCAAG TTTGACCCACAGACCTTCCACAATGACCTGGCCCTGGTTCAGTTGTGGACACCAGTGAACCCCGCGGGTCCCGCGCGCCCCGTGTGCCTGCCCCAGGGGTCCCGGGAGCCCCCAGCCGGCACCGCTTGCGCCATTGCAGGCTGGGGAGCCCTCTTCGAAG ACGGGCCTGAAGCTGAGGCGGTGAGGGAGGCGCGTGTCCCCCTGCTCAGCGCAGACACTTGCCAAAGGGCTCTGGGGCCTGGGCTGCGCCCCAGCACCATGCTCTGTGCCGGTTACCTGGCTGGGGGCATCGACTCATGCCAG GGTGACTCTGGAGGGCCCCTAACCTGTTCGGagcctggcccccaccccagggaggtACTCTTTGGAGTCACCTCCTGGGGAGATGGCTGCGGGGAGCCAGGGAAACCTGGGGTCTACACCCGTGTGGCTGTGTTCAAAGACTGGCTCCTGGAGCAGATGAGCG CGGCTTCCTCCACTCGTGAGCCCAGCTGCAGGGAACTTCTGACCTTGGACCCGTCGGAGGAGCGACTGGCAGACGCCGCCCGGCTCTGTGCCTTCTACGCCCGGCTGTGCCCGGGATCCGACGGCGCCTGTGCGCGCTTGGCTCACCAGCAGTGCCTTCAACGCCGACGGCGATGCG AGCTGCGCTCTCTGGCGCATACGCTGCTGGGCCTGCTGCGGGGCGCCCAGGATCTGCTGCGCCCTGGGCTGCGGCGTCTGACCCCCGCCCTGGCTCTCCCCGCTCTGTGGCTCCGGCGGCCTCCCCGGCACCCCGTCCTTGAGCAGCGGCTACACTCAG GATCCAGGGCTACGGGAGTGTGGTTCCAGAAGCCGAGGTCAGAGCAGCGCGGGGCGACGAACA GCTGCCCTGGGCTGGAGCCCCTGAGACAGAAGTTGGCTGCCCTTCAGGGGGCTCATGCCTGGATCCTGCAGGTCCCCTCAGAGCACCTGGCCATGAACTTTCAGGAG GTGCTGGCAGATCTGGGCTCCAAGACACTGACTGGGCTCTTCAGAGCCTGGGTGCGGGCAGGCCTGGGAGGCCGGCGCGTGGTCTTCAGTGGCCTGGTGGGCCTAGAGCGGGCCACGCTGGCTCGAAGCCTCCCCAGGCTATTGGTGGAGGCCCTGCAGGCCTTCCGCCTGGCTGCCCTGGCAGAGGGAGAGCCCCAGGAGCCCCAGATGGGTGTGAGGCcggacccagggctggggaggaaggaaCAGCACACACTCCACCCTCAGGTTCCCCCTGCCAGGCAGCCGTGGTGA
- the Prss56 gene encoding serine protease 56 isoform X7, translated as MLLAALLLLLLLPPGPDPWSAYGHPLYMRLPPSTLQVLSAQGTQALQAAQRNAQWAVKRVEMEIQHRLHTCRAGPGHPRPQAPLLQDPPEPGSCGERSPGAANVTRAHGRIVGGSAAPPGAWPWLVRLQLGGQPLCGGVLVAASWVLTAAHCFVGASNELLWTVVLAEGPGGEQAQEVPVNRILPHPKFDPQTFHNDLALVQLWTPVNPAGPARPVCLPQGSREPPAGTACAIAGWGALFEDGPEAEAVREARVPLLSADTCQRALGPGLRPSTMLCAGYLAGGIDSCQGDSGGPLTCSEPGPHPREVLFGVTSWGDGCGEPGKPGVYTRVAVFKDWLLEQMSAASSTREPSCRELLTLDPSEERLADAARLCAFYARLCPGSDGACARLAHQQCLQRRRRCELRSLAHTLLGLLRGAQDLLRPGLRRLTPALALPALWLRRPPRHPVLEQRLHSGSRATGVWFQKPRSEQRGATNSCPGLEPLRQKLAALQGAHAWILQVPSEHLAMNFQEVLADLGSKTLTGLFRAWVRAGLGGRRVVFSGLVGLERATLARSLPRLLVEALQAFRLAALAEGEPQEPQMGVRPDPGLGRKEQHTLHPQVPPARQPW; from the exons ATGCTGCTGGCtgcgctgctgctgctgctgctgctaccgCCCGGCCCAGACCCCTGGTCTGCCTATGGGCACCCACTGTACATGCGCCTGCCCCCCAGCACCCTGCAAG TTCTGTCAGCCCAGGGGACCCAGGCACTGCAGGCTGCCCAGAGGAATGCCCAGTGGGCAGTGAAGCGCGTGGAGATGGAGATTCAGCACAGACTGCACACCTGCAGAG CAGGACCTGGACACCCCAGGCCTCAAGCACCCCTCCTCCAGGACCCACCTGAACCAG GGTCATGTGGTGAAAGGAGCCCTGGAGCTGCCAACGTGACGCGGGCTCATGGACGCATAGTGGGGGGCAGCGCGGCTCCCCCCGGGGCCTGGCCCTGGCTAGTGAGGTTGCAACTCGGCGGGCAGCCTCTGTGCGGCGGTGTCCTAGTGGCAGCGTCTTGGGTGCTCACAGCGGCGCATTGCTTTGTGGG CGCTTCGAATGAGCTTCTCTGGACTGTGGTGCTGGCCGAGGGGCCCGGGGGGGAGCAAGCCCAGGAGGTGCCAGTGAACCGCATCTTGCCCCACCCCAAG TTTGACCCACAGACCTTCCACAATGACCTGGCCCTGGTTCAGTTGTGGACACCAGTGAACCCCGCGGGTCCCGCGCGCCCCGTGTGCCTGCCCCAGGGGTCCCGGGAGCCCCCAGCCGGCACCGCTTGCGCCATTGCAGGCTGGGGAGCCCTCTTCGAAG ACGGGCCTGAAGCTGAGGCGGTGAGGGAGGCGCGTGTCCCCCTGCTCAGCGCAGACACTTGCCAAAGGGCTCTGGGGCCTGGGCTGCGCCCCAGCACCATGCTCTGTGCCGGTTACCTGGCTGGGGGCATCGACTCATGCCAG GGTGACTCTGGAGGGCCCCTAACCTGTTCGGagcctggcccccaccccagggaggtACTCTTTGGAGTCACCTCCTGGGGAGATGGCTGCGGGGAGCCAGGGAAACCTGGGGTCTACACCCGTGTGGCTGTGTTCAAAGACTGGCTCCTGGAGCAGATGAGCG CGGCTTCCTCCACTCGTGAGCCCAGCTGCAGGGAACTTCTGACCTTGGACCCGTCGGAGGAGCGACTGGCAGACGCCGCCCGGCTCTGTGCCTTCTACGCCCGGCTGTGCCCGGGATCCGACGGCGCCTGTGCGCGCTTGGCTCACCAGCAGTGCCTTCAACGCCGACGGCGATGCG AGCTGCGCTCTCTGGCGCATACGCTGCTGGGCCTGCTGCGGGGCGCCCAGGATCTGCTGCGCCCTGGGCTGCGGCGTCTGACCCCCGCCCTGGCTCTCCCCGCTCTGTGGCTCCGGCGGCCTCCCCGGCACCCCGTCCTTGAGCAGCGGCTACACTCAG GATCCAGGGCTACGGGAGTGTGGTTCCAGAAGCCGAGGTCAGAGCAGCGCGGGGCGACGAACA GCTGCCCTGGGCTGGAGCCCCTGAGACAGAAGTTGGCTGCCCTTCAGGGGGCTCATGCCTGGATCCTGCAGGTCCCCTCAGAGCACCTGGCCATGAACTTTCAGGAG GTGCTGGCAGATCTGGGCTCCAAGACACTGACTGGGCTCTTCAGAGCCTGGGTGCGGGCAGGCCTGGGAGGCCGGCGCGTGGTCTTCAGTGGCCTGGTGGGCCTAGAGCGGGCCACGCTGGCTCGAAGCCTCCCCAGGCTATTGGTGGAGGCCCTGCAGGCCTTCCGCCTGGCTGCCCTGGCAGAGGGAGAGCCCCAGGAGCCCCAGATGGGTGTGAGGCcggacccagggctggggaggaaggaaCAGCACACACTCCACCCTCAGGTTCCCCCTGCCAGGCAGCCGTGGTGA